The following proteins come from a genomic window of Aspergillus luchuensis IFO 4308 DNA, chromosome 3, nearly complete sequence:
- a CDS encoding uncharacterized protein (COG:S;~EggNog:ENOG410Q1Y1;~TransMembrane:2 (i185-204o210-229i)): protein MSFLPRLHLFEIADQPWCPHKAIEYAQLCLTHCWNLRLPPVAKVSSAVVACEVLADNFPDLSSFTFVDLGSGAGGPSATFERLLNARLRAQHLPPAQFLLTDLNPHPREWAALTKQQKSISYISEPVDASKCGRLVPQNRKECRMFNVAFHHFDDPLAVPMLRSAIESADAFIIFELTARDLSSMLILPGLILIACQYTLLRFWRSPLHLIFTFVLPLAPLLMVFDGFVSIMRCRTSDELHDLVRRTDAPGLENWEFRSGKSPVMYPTTNVHWFMGVKKTAK, encoded by the exons ATGTCTTTCCTCCCCCGCCTCCACCTCTTCGAGATCGCCGACCAGCCATGGTGTCCCCACAAGGCGATCGAATATGCCCAGCTATGCCTAACCCACTGCTGGAATTTGCGCCTACCGCCAGTCGCTAAGGTCTCTTCAGCCGTGGTTGCCTGCGAAGTCCTTGCAGATAACTTCCCCGACCTCTCGTCCTTCACGTTTGTCGATCTGGGCTCGGGCGCCGGTGGCCCATCCGCCACCTTTGAGAGACTTCTCAACGCCCGCCTGCGGGCTCAGCACCTCCCTCCAGCCCAGTTCCTGCTGACCGACCTCAATCCTCACCCTCGCGAATGGGCTGCTCTCACCAAACAGCAAAAAAGTATCTCATACATCTCTGAACCAGTCGATGCGTCAAAATGTGGTCGATTGGTCCCACAAAACCGGAAGGAATGCCGAATGTTCAACGTAGCTTTCCATCATTTCGACGACCCGCTTGCTGTACCCATGTTGCGGAGTGCGATTGAGTCGGCTGATGCATTCAT TATTTTCGAACTCACCGCACGCGATCTCAGCTCGATGCTAATATTACCAGGCCTGATACTGATCGCATGTCAATACACCCTGCTGCGATTCTGGCGGTCGCCCTTACATTTGATTTTCACATTTGTGTTGCCTTTGGCACCTCTGCTGATGGTTTTTGATGGCTTTGTGTCTATCATGCGCTGTCGGACTTCGGATGAACTCCACGATCTGGTCAGACGGACGGATGCACCTGGTTTGGAGAACTGGGAGTTTCGGTCGGGGAAGTCGCCGGTTATGTATCCGACTACGAATGTGCATTGGTTTATGGgggtgaagaagacggcgAAGTAA